The following proteins are co-located in the Chryseobacterium daecheongense genome:
- the gpmI gene encoding 2,3-bisphosphoglycerate-independent phosphoglycerate mutase, which produces MSKKAILAILDGWGLGKNPEVSALDKANTPFIDSCFHKFPHTTLEASGTAVGLPAGQMGNSEVGHMNLGAGRVVYQNLVKLNMAVENGTLGEEKVIQEAFEYAKRENKKVHFIGLVSNGGVHSHINHLKGLLTAAKNFGLNENVFVHAFTDGRDCDPHSGLGFIKELDEHMLATTGKLATIVGRYYAMDRDKRWERVKLAYDALTEGVGLQTTDALAAIQQSYDNNVTDEFLKPIILMNTTETGNVVPVAKIVDNDVVICFNFRTDRGREITEVLSQKDFPEFFMRKLNLYYVTLTNYDKTFNNVKVVFDEEVLQETMGEIIEKNGKTQIRIAETEKYPHVTFFFSGGREKEFVGEKRLLCPSPKDVPTYDLKPEMSAYDITNAIVPELENETADFVCLNFANTDMVGHTGVFEAAVKAAETVDKCIEKVATTAYEHGYAVFILADHGNSDVMINPDGTPNTQHSTNLVPLIIMDKDRTWNLKPGKSGKLGDVAPTILKIMGIDIPESMTGDVLVN; this is translated from the coding sequence ATGTCGAAAAAAGCAATACTGGCCATACTTGACGGATGGGGACTGGGAAAAAATCCTGAAGTTTCAGCACTTGATAAAGCCAATACACCATTTATAGATAGTTGTTTTCATAAATTTCCACACACCACACTTGAAGCGAGCGGTACTGCAGTAGGTCTTCCTGCAGGGCAGATGGGGAATTCAGAAGTAGGACACATGAATCTTGGAGCAGGAAGAGTGGTTTACCAGAATCTAGTAAAACTGAATATGGCAGTAGAAAATGGGACCCTCGGGGAGGAAAAAGTTATTCAGGAAGCTTTCGAATATGCTAAAAGGGAAAATAAAAAAGTACATTTTATCGGATTGGTTTCCAATGGAGGTGTACATTCCCATATCAATCACTTAAAAGGTCTTTTAACTGCGGCTAAAAATTTCGGATTGAATGAAAATGTTTTTGTCCACGCTTTTACGGACGGTAGAGACTGCGATCCGCATTCAGGATTGGGATTCATCAAAGAACTTGATGAACATATGCTTGCTACGACCGGCAAACTGGCAACTATTGTCGGAAGATATTACGCCATGGACAGGGATAAGAGATGGGAAAGAGTAAAATTAGCTTATGATGCGCTAACAGAAGGAGTAGGACTTCAGACAACTGATGCATTGGCAGCAATCCAGCAGTCATATGATAATAATGTTACCGATGAGTTTTTAAAGCCGATTATCCTTATGAATACTACGGAAACAGGTAATGTGGTTCCTGTAGCTAAAATTGTGGATAATGATGTGGTTATTTGCTTTAACTTCCGTACCGACCGGGGAAGAGAGATCACAGAAGTTCTGTCTCAGAAAGATTTTCCGGAATTCTTTATGCGTAAGCTGAATCTGTATTATGTTACCCTTACCAACTATGACAAGACCTTTAATAATGTAAAGGTAGTTTTTGATGAAGAAGTTTTACAGGAAACGATGGGGGAAATCATCGAAAAAAATGGTAAAACGCAGATCCGGATTGCAGAAACAGAAAAATATCCTCACGTTACCTTTTTCTTTTCCGGTGGTAGAGAGAAAGAATTTGTAGGGGAAAAAAGATTGCTTTGTCCAAGCCCTAAAGATGTTCCTACTTATGATCTTAAGCCTGAAATGTCTGCCTATGATATTACCAATGCTATTGTTCCGGAACTGGAAAATGAAACTGCTGATTTTGTTTGCCTCAACTTTGCGAATACGGATATGGTAGGACATACCGGAGTATTTGAAGCTGCTGTAAAAGCTGCTGAAACGGTAGATAAGTGCATTGAGAAAGTGGCTACTACAGCTTATGAACATGGTTATGCCGTCTTTATCCTTGCAGATCACGGGAACTCAGATGTCATGATCAATCCTGATGGGACACCAAATACACAGCATTCAACGAATCTGGTACCGCTTATTATAATGGATAAGGACCGTACCTGGAATTTAAAACCGGGGAAATCCGGAAAACTGGGCGATGTAGCTCCGACTATTTTAAAAATAATGGGAATAGACATTCCGGAAAGTATGACAGGAGATGTTTTAGTAAACTAA
- a CDS encoding acyl-ACP desaturase: MYQTLVRKEVMSILEKEVSSFLEKFLTPIEKIWQPSDYLPDPSSENFKYDLEEIQTFAREMPYDLFVTLIGDCITEEALPSYESWLMGVEGIDQEEKVGWANWVRSWTGEENRHGDLLNKYLYLCGRVNMREVEITTQYLISDGFDLGTSMDPYRNFVYTSFQETATNISHRRVGTLAKQSGNGKLAKMCGVIAADEARHAKAYKHFVAKILELDPSEMILAFEDMMRKKIVMPAHLMRQSGQKAGELWGHFSDAAQRCMVYTGQDYINIMKDLLDEWKIEHIKGLTEKAEKAQEYLMKLPARLQKITDRVSTPDLQFQFSWVKS, encoded by the coding sequence ATGTATCAAACGCTGGTAAGGAAGGAAGTGATGAGTATTCTAGAAAAGGAAGTAAGTTCTTTTCTGGAAAAGTTTTTGACGCCAATTGAAAAAATATGGCAACCCTCAGATTACCTTCCGGATCCGTCAAGTGAAAATTTCAAGTATGATTTAGAAGAAATTCAGACCTTCGCTCGTGAAATGCCTTATGACCTTTTTGTAACCCTTATCGGTGACTGTATTACAGAAGAGGCTCTACCATCCTATGAATCTTGGTTAATGGGTGTAGAAGGTATTGATCAGGAAGAAAAAGTAGGCTGGGCCAATTGGGTAAGATCATGGACAGGTGAAGAAAACAGGCATGGTGATTTGCTGAATAAATATCTTTATTTATGCGGCAGGGTTAACATGAGAGAAGTAGAGATTACGACTCAGTACCTTATCAGTGACGGTTTCGATCTTGGAACAAGTATGGATCCTTACAGAAACTTTGTATATACAAGCTTCCAGGAAACAGCAACTAATATTTCGCATAGAAGGGTAGGAACTTTAGCTAAACAATCAGGAAACGGAAAATTGGCAAAAATGTGTGGAGTGATTGCAGCAGACGAAGCAAGACACGCTAAAGCATATAAACATTTCGTTGCAAAGATCCTTGAGCTGGATCCGTCGGAAATGATCCTGGCATTTGAAGATATGATGCGTAAGAAAATTGTTATGCCGGCTCACTTAATGAGACAGTCAGGACAGAAAGCAGGTGAGTTGTGGGGACATTTCTCAGATGCCGCACAAAGATGTATGGTGTATACCGGTCAGGATTATATCAATATCATGAAAGATCTGCTTGATGAGTGGAAAATAGAACACATCAAAGGTCTTACTGAAAAGGCTGAAAAAGCACAGGAATACCTTATGAAGCTTCCGGCGAGATTACAGAAAATTACAGACAGAGTTTCTACTCCTGACTTACAATTCCAGTTCAGTTGGGTGAAAAGTTAG
- the map gene encoding type I methionyl aminopeptidase: protein MIQLKTIDELRLMKQSAQLVSKTLGMLAKEIKPGITTLYLDKLAHDFIKDHGGEPAFLGYGGFPNSLCISPNEQVVHGFPNNDIIKEGDVLSVDCGAVLNGFVGDHAYTFEIGEVKPEVKKLLQVTKESLYKGIEQCIRGKRIGDISHAIQAHCEKEGYGVVRELVGHGLGRKMHEDPQVPNYGRQGSGKVIKDGLAIAIEPMVNLGTEKVKFHNDGWTVTTLDNQPSAHFEHDVAVINGKPVLLSTFKYVYEALGIQSDEEKPFQMDF from the coding sequence ATGATTCAATTAAAAACAATAGACGAGCTTCGTCTTATGAAACAAAGTGCTCAATTGGTTTCCAAAACATTAGGAATGTTAGCGAAAGAAATCAAACCGGGAATTACGACTTTGTATTTAGATAAATTAGCCCATGATTTCATTAAAGATCATGGAGGGGAACCGGCATTCTTAGGATACGGGGGATTTCCCAATTCACTGTGCATCTCTCCGAATGAACAGGTGGTTCATGGCTTTCCCAATAATGACATTATTAAAGAAGGAGATGTTCTTTCTGTAGATTGTGGGGCTGTTTTAAATGGCTTTGTGGGAGATCACGCGTATACCTTCGAGATAGGGGAAGTGAAGCCTGAGGTTAAGAAACTGTTACAGGTTACCAAAGAATCCCTTTATAAAGGAATTGAACAATGCATCCGTGGAAAAAGGATTGGAGATATTTCTCATGCAATTCAAGCTCATTGTGAAAAAGAAGGCTATGGAGTGGTAAGAGAGCTTGTAGGGCACGGATTAGGAAGAAAGATGCATGAAGATCCTCAGGTTCCGAATTACGGCAGACAGGGAAGTGGAAAAGTGATCAAGGATGGTCTTGCCATTGCTATTGAGCCTATGGTTAATCTGGGAACTGAAAAAGTAAAATTCCATAATGACGGATGGACGGTAACTACCCTGGACAATCAGCCATCAGCACATTTTGAACACGATGTGGCTGTGATCAACGGGAAACCTGTATTGCTATCTACTTTCAAATACGTATATGAAGCATTAGGTATTCAAAGTGATGAGGAGAAGCCTTTTCAAATGGATTTCTAA
- a CDS encoding methyltransferase domain-containing protein encodes MKKVTKLLLNTIPRPALITMSIWARPLIYQFFKGDEFFDPIDGKSYRKFLPYGYGKQRENALSPGTLSLERHRQMWLYLQNETDFFIKNYKVLHIAPEQEFLRKFKRMRNLDYISADLYSPIVDVKADILNLPFADDSFDIVFCNHVLEHIEDDAKAISELYRVMRPGGWGIFQVPMKNSLEKTYEDFTIKDPKERQKHFGQYDHVRWYGMDYFDRLKKAGFEVDINFYSQKFTEEEIKKYGLRYNEILPVVFKK; translated from the coding sequence ATGAAAAAAGTAACCAAGCTTTTACTGAATACTATTCCGCGTCCTGCGCTTATTACGATGAGCATCTGGGCAAGGCCGCTTATCTACCAGTTTTTTAAGGGAGATGAATTTTTCGATCCTATTGATGGGAAGTCATACCGTAAGTTTCTTCCGTATGGATATGGAAAACAAAGGGAAAATGCTTTATCTCCAGGAACATTAAGTTTGGAAAGACATCGTCAGATGTGGTTATACCTTCAGAATGAAACCGATTTTTTTATTAAGAACTATAAAGTTTTGCACATCGCTCCTGAGCAGGAATTTTTGAGAAAGTTCAAAAGGATGCGTAACCTGGATTATATTTCTGCTGATTTATATTCTCCTATTGTAGATGTGAAAGCAGATATCCTGAACCTTCCTTTCGCTGATGACAGCTTCGATATTGTTTTCTGCAACCATGTATTAGAGCATATTGAAGATGATGCAAAAGCAATCAGTGAATTATACAGGGTAATGAGACCTGGAGGATGGGGTATTTTCCAGGTACCCATGAAGAATTCACTGGAAAAAACCTATGAGGACTTTACCATAAAGGATCCTAAAGAGCGGCAGAAACATTTCGGGCAGTATGATCATGTACGTTGGTATGGAATGGATTATTTTGACAGGTTGAAAAAGGCCGGATTTGAGGTTGATATCAATTTCTATTCACAAAAGTTTACCGAAGAAGAAATTAAAAAATACGGATTAAGATATAATGAGATCTTACCTGTTGTTTTCAAAAAATAA